In the genome of Moorena sp. SIOASIH, the window TGAGTAAAGCCACTCTACCTCTTTTGGCTGAGTAATTGCGCCAGTTTAGCAAGGAAAAACTGGTGGAAATTATGCTTGGGCAACAAAGCTTTATTAATCAGCTATAACTGAAAATATAAAGAATGAAATTTAGCCTAAACTTAGACTCAATAAGCTGATAAAAATCCCCTTTAAGTGACCTGATCAAAAAAAGCGATAAAGTCAAAACAAAACACACACAACCACAAACCGGATCACCGGAAGGAGCTGTGGCGCGGGGAGATGGTGAGATGGTGAGATGGGGAGATAGGGAGATGGGGAGATAGGGAGATAGGGAGATGGGGGGATTTTTATTAAGGGTAATTATCATCGACATCATATAATACAATAACCACAGTGGTTAAACTAATTAATATATAACGGTTATTATATTTATGAGGTACACATAATTTTTTTCCTATTCCCTATTCCCTATTCCCTATTCCCTATTCCCTATTCCCTATTCCCTATTCCCTAAAATCCAAAACTTCTGTAGCTCAGGTGCGACCCGTGGCGAATTTAATTCGCCTACGGAAAGCGCACCTAACCTATTTTATAAATGCTGTGGAACCTCTATATATCGATAATCAGTTACTGTAACCACCAACAACATGGCAGCTAATTCTCTCAATTCAATTCGTCATAGTCTAATTGTTTCTTGTCAGGCACCCCGTGACTCACCCCTGCACCACCCCCTAGTGATTGCCGCCATGGCACAAGCTTCTATGAATCAGGGGGCATCGGGTGTGCGTATTGATACACCTGACCATGTGGCAGCTGTGCGTAGTCAATGTCCCACTGCTCCAATTATTGGCTTGTGGAAGCAACAGTTACCGGAGTCTGAGGTTTATATTACTCCCCAGTTTCACCATGCTAAAGCGATCGCATCCGCTGGTGCTGATATTATTGCCATTGATGCCACCTTACGGGAACGTCCTGGAGGGGAAACAGTTCAAGGTTTAATTAAGCAGATTCACGATACACTGGGTAAACCGGTGATGGCAGATGTGGATACCCTTGAGAGTGCGATCGCAGCACAAGCCGCTGGTGTGGATTTAGTTGGTACTACCCTCTATGGCTACACTGCTCAAACTAGCCATCTTTCTCCTCCCGGCTTTGGCCTACTCAGCCAGTTGGTGAAGCATCTAGATATCCCAGCCATTTGCGAAGGAGGTATTGCCACCCCCGAGATGGCTCAAACTGCGCTAGAATTGGGAGCCTATGCGGTTGTTGTCGGCACTGCGATTACTGGTATTGATTTGCAAGTTAAGGCTTTCGTAGAGTAATTATAAGTAGGATTTACCCTATAATTGCCCTTGCTAGAAGCTGGAAAACCTATCCTGTTGTTGAGAACCCAGTTTCTGTAGCCAGTCTTGACCTAACTGAATGGTAATATCTGAGGAAAAAGCACCGGTGCTTTCCACCCGCACTTCCCCAAATCCCAAATAGTTACGGATAGTGCCAGCACTTTCATCGTCTCCCTGTTGGGCAATAATGCGAGTGGTGCGCAATGGTTCCCTAGACAATTTCTGATCAATACGAACATTCTTGTAGCCAGCTTGGTTAAGTTTCCGGAGCATAGCCTTAGGGACTTCAGAAGAATCTGTAGTGTATTGAATGGCAATCCGCAGGGATGTGGAGTTGGCATTGGAGTAATAGGTATAGCCTTGACCAAAGTGCTGAGCCACCATCTGCTGGATGCTGCGGTGGTTTGGCAACCAGTAACTGACTTTTTTCTTGCCATCGTTACTAAATCGACCAGGCAGCATTAGCATTTGGACATTGGCTCGTTTAGTCTTGGTGGCAAAACCCGCTAATGCCACTAGCTCTTCTACACTTAAGTTGGTGTCAATGTGGGACTGAATAACTGAGAGGATTTGTGGGATTCGTGCGATAGTGCTAGGTTTTAGTGCCTGTTCTACCAAAGCCCTCATCAGCATTTGTTGCCGCTGCACTCGACCAATATCCCCATACTTGTCATAGCGAAAGCGCAGGAACTGCATCGCTTTATTACCATCCAGGTGCTGTCTACCTTTTTTGAGGTTGATATAAAGGTGTTGAGAGTGGTCGGTGTACTTCATGTCTTTGGGAATATAGACCGTAACTCCTCCCAAGGCATCCACCAGTTTTTCCACACCCTGAACGTTTACTCGGATATAACGGTCAATGGGCACATCATCAAGAAGATCGCTGACCGCCTTCGCTGTGAGTGCAGGTCCGCCAAAATAATTGGCAGCATTGAGCTTAATTTTACCATGTTTCTCAATACGAGTTTGAGTATCACGAGGCATGGACAGCACTTTGACTTTTTCCCCGTCTGGGTCAAACCGTAGCAGGAGCATGGTATCTGACAAACCCTCTAAGGAATTGACCAGAGCGTGGTATCCCAGGTCTACTTCTGGGGGTTGCTTGAGATCAGAGGTTAGGACTTTGATACCAAGAAATAAGATATTAACTGGTCGAGTCAACTCCGGCAAGTGCATGGTGTTGCTGGAGATGGTTTCCTCTTGGTTAAATACAGATTTCTCGTCCGGAGTCAGTTCACTTTGCAGCAAAGGGGTACTTGCCAGGGATACAGCTAGTATTGCACCTGCTGCCGCAGATGACATTGCCACTGCGGTAAAACCTAGCCAAAGCCAGAGCAAATTCCCTCGCTTGACTTTTACCTTTTTTCTGCGAACGGGGCGAGTAGGTCTTCTCACTACACGGCGTTTTCGATAAGTTCTTTGAACTGGCACTGGGCTTCCTCACACACAGGCAATAGGGATGGTATTGACAGAAGAAGACTATTAA includes:
- a CDS encoding LCP family protein gives rise to the protein MPVQRTYRKRRVVRRPTRPVRRKKVKVKRGNLLWLWLGFTAVAMSSAAAGAILAVSLASTPLLQSELTPDEKSVFNQEETISSNTMHLPELTRPVNILFLGIKVLTSDLKQPPEVDLGYHALVNSLEGLSDTMLLLRFDPDGEKVKVLSMPRDTQTRIEKHGKIKLNAANYFGGPALTAKAVSDLLDDVPIDRYIRVNVQGVEKLVDALGGVTVYIPKDMKYTDHSQHLYINLKKGRQHLDGNKAMQFLRFRYDKYGDIGRVQRQQMLMRALVEQALKPSTIARIPQILSVIQSHIDTNLSVEELVALAGFATKTKRANVQMLMLPGRFSNDGKKKVSYWLPNHRSIQQMVAQHFGQGYTYYSNANSTSLRIAIQYTTDSSEVPKAMLRKLNQAGYKNVRIDQKLSREPLRTTRIIAQQGDDESAGTIRNYLGFGEVRVESTGAFSSDITIQLGQDWLQKLGSQQQDRFSSF
- a CDS encoding N-acetylmannosamine-6-phosphate 2-epimerase, whose translation is MAANSLNSIRHSLIVSCQAPRDSPLHHPLVIAAMAQASMNQGASGVRIDTPDHVAAVRSQCPTAPIIGLWKQQLPESEVYITPQFHHAKAIASAGADIIAIDATLRERPGGETVQGLIKQIHDTLGKPVMADVDTLESAIAAQAAGVDLVGTTLYGYTAQTSHLSPPGFGLLSQLVKHLDIPAICEGGIATPEMAQTALELGAYAVVVGTAITGIDLQVKAFVE